In Candidatus Methylacidiphilales bacterium, a single window of DNA contains:
- a CDS encoding UTP--glucose-1-phosphate uridylyltransferase — MDALKLVELKMRQAGLGCTVIRAFRQNYLALVSGETGLIPEGSIQPVENLPRLEEFRREISNERASELVSQTVVFKLNGGLGTSMGLDKAKSLIEVKNGLNFLDFTARQILHLREKFHAPLRFLVLNSFNTSVDTLRHLQTYPDLGGGDLPLQLIQSKAPKLCADTLLPVEWPEQPELEWCPPGHGDLYPTLAACGLMEKFSRLGIRYLFISNSDNLGANLDLGLLDYFATSEIPFLMEVAERTASDKKGGHLARNAEDGRLLLRESAQCRDEDGAVFQDITRHRFFNTNNLWVRVDRLEQELKANGDVLPLPLIRNIKTVDPRNKKSPQVVQLETAMGAAIQLFEGAGAVVVPRRRFAPVKTTSDLLALRSDAYRINKDFTLELAPERNGVPPAIRLEDGHYKMMDSFELAFGDAVPSLKACQSLEIKGPVRCAGGVRVEGKVKILNSAPERKEWKAGVYRDAEVGL, encoded by the coding sequence ATGGATGCGCTGAAGCTTGTTGAATTAAAAATGCGCCAGGCCGGGCTGGGCTGCACGGTCATTCGCGCATTTCGCCAAAATTACCTCGCCTTGGTTTCCGGTGAGACGGGGCTGATTCCCGAGGGCTCCATCCAGCCGGTTGAAAATCTGCCGCGCCTGGAGGAATTCCGGAGGGAAATTTCAAATGAGCGGGCGTCCGAGCTTGTTTCGCAGACCGTCGTTTTCAAGCTCAACGGGGGACTGGGAACGAGCATGGGGCTCGACAAGGCGAAGTCGTTGATTGAGGTCAAGAACGGCCTGAATTTTCTCGATTTTACGGCCCGCCAAATTCTGCATCTGCGTGAAAAATTTCACGCGCCGCTTCGTTTTCTGGTGCTTAACAGTTTCAACACCAGTGTTGACACGCTCAGGCATCTTCAGACGTATCCGGATCTGGGAGGAGGAGACTTGCCGTTGCAGTTGATTCAATCGAAAGCGCCGAAGCTGTGCGCCGACACGTTGCTGCCAGTGGAATGGCCCGAGCAGCCGGAACTGGAGTGGTGTCCGCCCGGACATGGTGACCTTTACCCGACGCTTGCCGCCTGCGGATTGATGGAAAAATTCAGCCGTCTGGGGATTCGTTATCTTTTCATTTCGAATTCCGACAACCTGGGGGCAAATCTGGATCTGGGGTTGTTGGATTATTTTGCCACCTCGGAGATTCCGTTCCTGATGGAAGTTGCGGAACGCACCGCATCGGACAAGAAGGGCGGGCATCTGGCCCGGAATGCGGAAGACGGGCGATTGCTGTTGCGCGAATCGGCGCAGTGTCGCGATGAGGATGGAGCCGTATTTCAGGACATCACCCGGCACCGCTTTTTCAACACCAACAATCTGTGGGTGAGGGTGGACCGGCTGGAGCAGGAATTGAAGGCGAACGGGGATGTTTTGCCGCTGCCGCTGATCCGGAACATCAAGACGGTGGATCCGCGGAACAAAAAATCGCCGCAGGTGGTCCAGCTTGAAACGGCGATGGGCGCGGCCATCCAGTTGTTTGAAGGGGCGGGTGCGGTTGTGGTGCCGAGGCGTCGTTTTGCCCCGGTGAAAACCACATCGGATCTTCTGGCGCTGCGTTCCGACGCGTATCGGATCAACAAGGATTTCACCTTGGAACTGGCGCCGGAGCGGAACGGCGTGCCTCCCGCCATCCGGCTGGAAGACGGGCATTACAAAATGATGGATTCGTTTGAACTCGCGTTTGGAGATGCCGTTCCCTCGTTGAAAGCCTGCCAATCGTTGGAGATCAAAGGCCCGGTTCGTTGTGCCGGGGGCGTCCGCGTTGAAGGGAAAGTCAAAATCCTGAATAGCGCGCCGGAACGCAAGGAATGGAAGGCGGGGGTT